In Actinomadura luteofluorescens, the sequence ACCTCATGACCGCTCCTCCACACCGCGTGCCCAGGGCAGGGGCGGCCGCGAACCGACCGGCCGCCCTCCCCGGCTCTTCCGGGTCCAGGTGTGCTCCGGGTCGTCGCAGATGCGCCACGCGCGCTCCGGCGACGGCCCGGCCACCACGTTCACAGCAGTTCCACCGCGGCGTCGACGGCGCCGGCGACGTCGCCGTCCGGCGGATACAGCAGGGACCGGCCCACCACCAGACCCCGCACGGTCGGCGACCGCAACGCACGCCGCCACCCCTCACGCGCCGCACCCTGATCGGCCGCCACCTCACCGCCCAGCAGCAGCGCGGGCAGCGTGGACGCGGCCATCACCCGCTCCATGTCCGCCACCACCGGCACCTTCAACCACGTGTACGCCGACGTCGTCCCCAACCCCGAAGCGATCGCGACCGCACGCGTCATCGCCTCCGGCGACAGGTCATTGCGGACCCGCCCCTCCACCCGCCGGGAGATGAACGGCTCCACCATCGCCATCAGCCCATGCCCGGCCAGCTCCGACACCGCCCGAGCACACGCCTCCAACGTGCGCACGGTCGCCGGGTCGTCATCGTCCACCCGCACCAGCATCTTGCCACCGTCCAACCCCGACGCCGCGATCGCATCCGCGCCGTAGGCCGTGAAACGGTCATCGATCTCGAACGCCGAACCCGCCAGGCCACCCCGGTTCATCGAACCGATCACGACCTTGCCCTCCAGCACGCCCAGCAGCAGCAGATCCTCGATAATGTCCGCCGTGCCCATCACGCCGTCCACACCCGGCCGCTCCAAGGCGACGCACAACCGGTCCAGCAGCTCACCCCGATCGCCCATCGCCAGTGGATCGCCACCGGCCGCCAGGGCGCCACGCGCCGGATGATCGGCGGCCAGCAGCATCAACCGCCCTGACTCCCCGACCAGCGAGACCTGCCTGGTCCTGCGTTCCGCCGCCTCGGCGACCGCCTCCGGACGCATCACCCGCGTCTCGGTCAGCGCCGCGATCCTCTCCGCCCGCGCGTCGGCGGGCGACACCGGAATGCCGAGAGTCATGCGGCCACCTGCCCGGCCAGTGCCAGCACCTCGCCGGTGGAGGGCATCGCCGCCGAGCACGCCAGCCGGGACGCGACGATCGCGCCCGCCGCGTTGGCGAAGCCGAGGACGCGCGGCAGGTCCCAGCCCGACAGCAGCCCGTGGCAGAGGGCTCCGCCGAACGCGTCGCCCGCGCCGAGGCCGTTGACGACCTCGACCGGCACCGGCGGCGCCTCGGCGGTCCGGCCCTCGGCGTCGACGGCGAGGACGCCGTCCGGTCCGCGCTTGACGACGGCGAGCCGGACGCCCCGGTCGAGCAGCGCGCGGGCGGCCCGGTGGGGGTCGCCCTCCCCCACGGCCACCTCGCATTCGGCGACGTTCCCGACCGCGACGGTGGCGTGTTCGAGGGCCTCGCCCGCCCAGCGCCGC encodes:
- a CDS encoding Cgl0159 family (beta/alpha)8-fold protein; protein product: MTLGIPVSPADARAERIAALTETRVMRPEAVAEAAERRTRQVSLVGESGRLMLLAADHPARGALAAGGDPLAMGDRGELLDRLCVALERPGVDGVMGTADIIEDLLLLGVLEGKVVIGSMNRGGLAGSAFEIDDRFTAYGADAIAASGLDGGKMLVRVDDDDPATVRTLEACARAVSELAGHGLMAMVEPFISRRVEGRVRNDLSPEAMTRAVAIASGLGTTSAYTWLKVPVVADMERVMAASTLPALLLGGEVAADQGAAREGWRRALRSPTVRGLVVGRSLLYPPDGDVAGAVDAAVELL